One segment of Clostridium saccharoperbutylacetonicum N1-4(HMT) DNA contains the following:
- a CDS encoding ParA family protein, which produces MATVISVLNNKGGVGKSTSTYNLGYELSRLNKKTLIIDLDPQSSLSVYVGLNPLEKYASIENVFRGDMDIDEVIVPTGTTNLFMIPSCIEFSTVEMYLMGVMGRENVLKKALEKVQENFDFILIDNSPSLGNTTINSLFASDYALAPVDASYLSVRALEILEQTVKQVQEYNKDLNDIKVLITMYDSRAKHGKEVVEMLEEKYYVFPSYVKTSTKFKDAVMQFKSISQYAGEKFDGSIAYKNVAKEISKWQVRKNK; this is translated from the coding sequence ATGGCTACTGTAATCAGCGTCTTAAATAATAAAGGTGGGGTTGGGAAATCTACTTCAACTTATAACCTTGGATATGAACTAAGCAGATTAAACAAGAAAACATTAATTATTGATTTGGATCCTCAAAGTTCTTTAAGTGTTTATGTTGGATTAAATCCACTTGAAAAATACGCAAGTATAGAAAATGTATTTAGAGGAGATATGGATATAGATGAAGTTATTGTTCCAACTGGAACTACTAACTTATTTATGATTCCAAGCTGCATAGAATTCTCAACTGTAGAAATGTACCTTATGGGCGTAATGGGAAGAGAAAACGTACTTAAAAAGGCTCTTGAAAAAGTACAAGAAAACTTTGATTTTATATTAATAGATAACAGTCCTTCTCTTGGAAATACAACTATAAATTCATTATTTGCAAGTGATTATGCCCTTGCACCAGTTGATGCGTCTTATCTTTCAGTAAGAGCACTTGAAATCTTAGAACAAACTGTGAAACAAGTTCAAGAATATAATAAGGATCTAAATGATATTAAAGTTTTAATCACAATGTATGATAGCCGTGCAAAGCATGGGAAAGAAGTTGTTGAAATGCTTGAAGAAAAATATTATGTATTCCCTAGCTATGTAAAAACAAGTACTAAATTCAAAGATGCTGTTATGCAGTTTAAAAGCATAAGTCAATATGCTGGAGAAAAATTCGATGGTTCAATAGCATATAAAAATGTTGCAAAGGAGATAAGCAAATGGCAAGTAAGAAAGAACAAGTAA